The genome window TCTCGCTCAAGCAATCCAACGCTCGCACGCAGCTACCGCAACACGTTCGATGAAATCAAACTGGATCTGGCGCAAACGCAGCAACTCGCGCACTGGCTGGCAGGCGAGGATTTATCGCGCTTTATCGCTGGTGCCCATTGCGTGCTGCTGCTGAACAACGCTGGCACGGTGCAACCCATCGGCTCGCTGGAACAACAAACACCCGATGCCATCGCCCACGCCATCGGTCTCAATGTCGCCGCCCCGCTCATGCTGGCTAGCGCTGTGGCTTGCGCCAGCACGGGCGGGGCTGAGCGGCGCATCGTGCATATTTCAAGCGGGGCGGGGCGTCAGGCGTATGCAGGCTGGAACATCTATTGCGCCACCAAGGCAGCACTCGATCATCACGCCCGTGCCGTTGCACTTGAGCAAAACCCGCTGCTGCGGATCAGCAGCGTGGCACCAGGTGTGGTCGATACCGGAATGCAGGCGGAAATTCGCAGCACGTCTGCAGAGCAGTTTCCATTGCGGGGGAAATTCGATGAACTGAAACGCAATGGACAACTCGCCACGCCAGAACAAACCGCCGAAAAACTCATCGCTTATGCCCTAAGCGACGCATTTGGCCAGACACCGGTGAGTGATCTCCGGGAACTCGCCTGACACCGCGACCACGACTGAACCAACGCATCGAAGTCACCAAGTCGAGGATTTAAGAGCGTCTGCGGCACGCTCCCGAAAAACCTCACCTTTGAGCCATGATCTCAACAAATTCGGACTAACCGCCCAGTCAAAACACGCCCGCCTAGAACTTCACCTTCACCTGGAAACCAGCGGTAAATGGCAAATCGTTAGAGGGGATCGGCGGAATCAGGATCACGTTCATCCCGACGCGCTTGTATTCCATCATCAGCAACGGCGCAAGAACGGGGCCAATCGTGTGATTTTTCCCGAGCCCCCAGTTGCCGTAGTTGTAGCCCGTGATGATGCCGCCCATCGCCGCCAGGCGGATAAAACCCCAGTGCGCAAACTCCGGGGCCCAGACAGCGCCGCCATACCAGGAAGGCCGTCGCAACGAGTTGCGAAAGCCGCCGCCCGTCACCGCCCACTCCTGACCCAGCCAGCACTCCACGCCAATGCCGGGATTAAACTGCTCGAAATCTTTTTTGGGATGAATGTGGTAGGAGCCCACCATGGCATCCACCCAAAGGCCGCCCTTACACCAGTCGCCTGCCTGCGCCGTCGAAGCCAGCGTCATCCCAACGGCCAGCGCGGTTGCCGCGCCCTTCATCCTGCTCACTATTTGCCGAAAACCCATGCACTCTCCATCACCGGTTGCCTGCTCTTACCCTGAACGGCACATTCTTGCGTTTGCGCTGCTTGCACCGCTGGCGCCGCTTACCTGGCTGCGCACTCTACCCCAAGCGCCGCAAATGCTATCTCAACCACAACAGGGCATCGGTTTCCGGCTTCGCTGGCTTCTGCGGCGCTGGCCCAGCCGGATTCTGGCCATGGCAGCGGTCTCTATGCTGGCCACCGCATGCACCTCATTGCGGGTCGTCACGCATACGGTCAGCCCGGTCGAAGCCCACGTGCCACCAGGCCGCTATGCGCTTGACCCTGCGCACTGGAGCATTAATTTCGACGTCGATCATCTGCACTATTCGCGCTTTGTCATGCGTTTCAACCGAGCCGAAGCACACCTGCAATGGCATGCGCCTGGGCTTGATCAAAGCTCGGTGGTGGCGGTGATTGATCCAGCCAGCCTCGACACCAACGTGGCGCTGCTTGACCGTATGGTGAAGGGCCGTGACTTGCTCGACGTGACGCACTATCCGCAGATCCGTTTTGTCAGCACGGGCTTTACCCGCACAGGAAACGCCACGGGCGTACTCAGTGGTGAACTGACGCTGCACGGCCAGACCCGGCCCGTGACACTGGAAGTCGTCTTCAATGGTTTCGCCCGCGAGCCGCTGACCCAGCGCGACAAGCTCGGTTTTGCCGCGCAAGGGCGGTTTAGCCGGGCAGCGTTCGGGTTGTCAGCGTGGTATCCCGCTGTGGGGGACGAGGTGCAGGTGCGAATTCAGGCTGAATTCGCCCGTGTTGTGGAGGTGGGAGCCACAAATGCAAATACAGATACAGATGCAGGAGCCGAGGCGGATCTTCCAGGCACCGCGTCTGCAACGGTGCCCTCCAGTGCTGCAAACCTGCGCTGAACGGCCAGTAACTGACGCGGCGTGAAGCGAGCTAAACGCTCCAGTCCAGGATGACTTTGCCGCTCTCGCCGGACAGCATTTTGGCAAAT of Paraburkholderia bonniea contains these proteins:
- a CDS encoding SDR family oxidoreductase: MTTPSSSSIPAVRAIVTGHTHGLGAALAQQLLSRNISVLGLSRSSNPTLARSYRNTFDEIKLDLAQTQQLAHWLAGEDLSRFIAGAHCVLLLNNAGTVQPIGSLEQQTPDAIAHAIGLNVAAPLMLASAVACASTGGAERRIVHISSGAGRQAYAGWNIYCATKAALDHHARAVALEQNPLLRISSVAPGVVDTGMQAEIRSTSAEQFPLRGKFDELKRNGQLATPEQTAEKLIAYALSDAFGQTPVSDLRELA
- a CDS encoding YceI family protein — translated: MAAVSMLATACTSLRVVTHTVSPVEAHVPPGRYALDPAHWSINFDVDHLHYSRFVMRFNRAEAHLQWHAPGLDQSSVVAVIDPASLDTNVALLDRMVKGRDLLDVTHYPQIRFVSTGFTRTGNATGVLSGELTLHGQTRPVTLEVVFNGFAREPLTQRDKLGFAAQGRFSRAAFGLSAWYPAVGDEVQVRIQAEFARVVEVGATNANTDTDAGAEADLPGTASATVPSSAANLR